A window of Candidatus Pantoea floridensis contains these coding sequences:
- a CDS encoding DedA family protein, protein MEAWIQHLFSQSLEYALIAVALVTFLESLAFVGLLLPGTVLMASLGALVGSGQIGLYPAWAAGFVGCLIGDWVSYGIGWKFQGPLHRWKYLKKYKGLLDKTEHALHEHSMFTILVGRFVGPTRPLIPLAAGMLELPVRKFLPPNIIGCILWPPAYLMPGILAGVAIDVPQAAQGGSFKWLLLLVALLVWIGGWLLWRWWRSGKTVDWATKYLPTARLRWLAPLAAAIGVGAFIAIQFHPMMPIFRQLLWKVFFA, encoded by the coding sequence ATGGAAGCCTGGATTCAACACCTGTTTTCGCAATCGCTGGAGTACGCGCTGATCGCCGTAGCGCTGGTGACCTTTCTTGAGTCGCTGGCCTTCGTGGGATTGCTGTTGCCGGGCACGGTATTAATGGCCAGCCTTGGGGCACTGGTTGGCAGTGGACAAATTGGTCTTTACCCCGCGTGGGCGGCCGGATTCGTGGGTTGTTTAATCGGCGACTGGGTCTCTTACGGCATCGGCTGGAAGTTCCAGGGGCCGCTGCATCGCTGGAAATATCTGAAAAAGTACAAGGGATTGCTGGATAAAACTGAGCATGCGCTGCATGAACACAGCATGTTCACAATTTTGGTGGGGCGCTTTGTGGGGCCGACGCGCCCGCTGATTCCGCTGGCAGCTGGCATGCTGGAGTTGCCGGTGCGCAAGTTTCTGCCGCCTAATATCATCGGCTGCATTCTTTGGCCGCCCGCCTACTTGATGCCGGGCATTTTAGCGGGCGTGGCGATTGATGTACCGCAGGCCGCGCAGGGCGGCAGCTTTAAATGGCTGCTGTTGCTGGTGGCGCTGCTGGTATGGATCGGTGGCTGGCTACTGTGGCGCTGGTGGCGCAGCGGGAAAACCGTCGATTGGGCAACGAAGTATCTGCCGACTGCACGTCTGCGCTGGCTGGCACCTTTAGCGGCGGCGATTGGAGTGGGCGCGTTTATCGCGATCCAGTTCCATCCGATGATGCCGATCTTCCGCCAGCTGCTGTGGAAAGTCTTCTTCGCTTAA
- the polB gene encoding DNA polymerase II — protein sequence MTEPRAGFLLTRHWRDTPTGSEVVLWLATDSGPQRLVLPAQESVAFIPEEFRAQTEALLHDERHTRLQTLELKDFRRRPVFGLYCRSNRQLQNLEKRLRENGTPVYEADIRPPERYLMERFITAPVWFSGETRGDSVVNARLKPHPDYRPQLKWVSLDIETTQHGELYCIGLEGCGQRQVYMLGPANGDASTLDFELIYVESRPQLLEQLNAWFEQHEPDVIIGWNVVQFDLRVLQKHADRYGIPLRLGRQKQALEWREHGFKPGVFFAQATGRLIIDGIDALKSAFWDFPSFSLEAVSRQLLGEGKAIDNPWQRMEEINWRFANDKPALAKYNLKDCELVTRIFQHTAIMPFLLERATVNGLAVDRHGGSVAAFGHLYIPRMHRAGFVAPNLGEVAPEASPGGYVMDSRPGLYDSVLVLDYKSLYPSIIRTFLIDPVGLVEGLAHPDDADSVPGFRNARFSREIHSLPAIVEQIWQGREAAKRDGNKPLSQALKIIMNAFYGVLGTSACRFFDPRLASSITLRGHAIMQQTRELIEAEGFDVIYGDTDSTFVWLKGAHSEEDAAAIGRRLAVHVNGWWQQHLHATYGLASALELEYETHFSRFLMPTIRGAEQGSKKRYAGMMRSDGGERLVFKGLESVRTDWTPLAQQFQQNLYGRIFRGEPWQDYIRETVAQLLAGELDEQLIYKKRLRRALKDYERNVPPHVRAARLADEQNRKLQRPLQYQNGGSIRYVMATAGPEPLEARNTPLDYDHYVTKQLQPVADGILPFVGDDFATLITGQLGLF from the coding sequence GTGACCGAACCGCGCGCAGGTTTTCTGCTTACCCGACATTGGCGAGATACGCCGACCGGCAGCGAAGTGGTGCTATGGCTGGCAACCGACAGCGGCCCGCAGCGGCTGGTACTGCCTGCCCAGGAATCGGTGGCGTTTATTCCTGAGGAGTTTCGCGCGCAAACTGAGGCGCTACTGCACGACGAGCGCCATACGCGCCTGCAAACATTGGAGCTGAAGGATTTCCGCCGCCGCCCGGTGTTTGGCCTCTATTGCCGCAGCAACCGCCAACTGCAGAATCTGGAAAAACGCCTGCGCGAGAACGGCACCCCCGTTTACGAAGCGGATATTCGTCCGCCTGAACGCTATTTGATGGAGCGCTTTATTACCGCGCCGGTATGGTTTAGCGGTGAAACGCGCGGCGACAGCGTGGTCAACGCGCGCCTGAAGCCGCACCCGGATTATCGTCCGCAGCTAAAATGGGTGTCGCTGGATATCGAAACCACCCAGCACGGCGAGCTTTATTGTATTGGCCTGGAAGGCTGCGGCCAGCGTCAGGTCTACATGCTCGGCCCCGCTAACGGTGACGCCAGCACCCTCGATTTTGAACTCATCTATGTTGAAAGCCGCCCGCAGCTGCTGGAGCAGCTCAACGCGTGGTTTGAGCAACATGAACCAGACGTGATTATCGGCTGGAACGTGGTGCAGTTTGACCTGCGCGTATTACAAAAACATGCCGATCGCTACGGCATTCCGCTGCGTTTAGGTCGTCAGAAACAGGCTTTAGAGTGGCGTGAGCACGGTTTTAAACCCGGTGTATTCTTCGCGCAGGCCACCGGCCGCTTAATTATTGACGGCATCGACGCGCTTAAATCTGCCTTCTGGGATTTCCCCTCTTTCAGCCTTGAAGCGGTCTCGCGCCAGCTACTGGGCGAAGGTAAAGCCATCGATAATCCGTGGCAGCGCATGGAAGAGATCAACTGGCGCTTTGCTAACGATAAGCCGGCGTTAGCGAAGTACAATCTTAAGGATTGCGAGCTGGTAACGCGCATATTTCAGCACACCGCCATCATGCCGTTTCTGCTGGAACGCGCCACGGTAAACGGTCTGGCGGTCGATCGCCACGGCGGTTCGGTGGCGGCATTTGGTCATCTCTATATTCCTCGCATGCACCGCGCCGGTTTCGTCGCGCCTAACCTTGGCGAAGTAGCACCGGAAGCCAGCCCCGGCGGCTACGTCATGGATTCCCGTCCCGGCTTGTACGACTCGGTGCTGGTGCTGGACTATAAAAGCCTTTATCCCTCGATTATTCGCACCTTCCTGATCGATCCGGTTGGGCTGGTCGAGGGCCTGGCGCACCCGGATGATGCCGATTCCGTGCCCGGCTTTCGCAACGCGCGCTTTTCCCGCGAAATCCACAGCTTACCGGCGATTGTTGAGCAGATTTGGCAAGGGCGCGAAGCGGCCAAGCGCGACGGCAATAAACCGCTGTCACAGGCGCTGAAAATCATCATGAACGCCTTTTATGGCGTGCTCGGTACCAGCGCCTGTCGCTTTTTCGATCCGCGCCTGGCGTCATCCATTACGCTGCGCGGCCACGCCATCATGCAGCAAACGCGTGAGCTGATTGAAGCGGAAGGCTTTGATGTGATTTATGGCGATACCGATTCTACCTTTGTCTGGCTGAAAGGCGCGCACAGCGAAGAGGATGCTGCGGCAATTGGTCGCCGTCTGGCTGTACACGTCAACGGCTGGTGGCAACAGCATCTGCACGCGACTTATGGACTGGCGAGCGCGCTGGAGCTTGAGTACGAAACCCATTTCAGCCGTTTCCTGATGCCAACGATTCGCGGCGCTGAACAAGGCAGCAAAAAGCGCTACGCCGGCATGATGCGAAGCGACGGCGGCGAACGGCTGGTGTTTAAAGGTCTTGAATCGGTGCGTACCGACTGGACGCCGCTGGCGCAGCAGTTCCAGCAAAATCTTTATGGCCGCATTTTCCGCGGCGAGCCGTGGCAGGATTATATCCGCGAAACCGTGGCGCAACTGCTGGCCGGGGAGCTCGATGAGCAGCTGATTTACAAAAAGCGGCTGCGTCGTGCGTTAAAAGATTACGAGCGGAATGTGCCGCCCCACGTGCGCGCCGCGCGCCTCGCCGATGAGCAAAATCGTAAGCTGCAACGGCCGTTGCAGTACCAAAACGGCGGCTCGATACGCTATGTGATGGCGACGGCAGGACCGGAACCGCTTGAAGCGCGTAACACGCCTCTCGACTACGATCATTACGTCACCAAACAGCTACAACCGGTGGCTGACGGCATTTTACCGTTCGTGGGTGATGACTTTGCTACACTGATTACTGGGCAGCTGGGGCTTTTTTGA
- the rapA gene encoding RNA polymerase-associated protein RapA, whose product MVFTLGQRWISDTESELGLGTVVAIDTRMITMLFPATGENRLYARNDSPVTRVIFNPGDTITSHEGWQMCVDEVRNENELMTYIGTRLDTEETGVVMREVMLDSKLVFSKPQDRLFAGQLDRMDRFALRFRARKYHSEQYRLPISGLRGMRTNLIPHQLHIAHDVGRRHAPRVLLADEVGLGKTIEAGMIIQQQLLAGRAERVLIVVPETLQHQWLVEMLRRFNLRFALFDDDRYTEAQHDSDNAFETEQLIICSLDFVRRNKQRLELLADADWDLLVVDEAHHLAWSEDAPSREYQVIEQLAEKTAGVLLLTATPEQLGLESHFARLRLLDPNRFHDFGQFVEEQQHYRPVADAVSSLLADHAISKDEMNLINDLIGEQDIEPLLQVANSDRDGKEEARKELVSMLMDRHGTSRVLFRNTRNGVKGFPKRELHQIRLPLPAQYQTAIKVSGIMGTRKSAEERARDMLYPEQIYQEFEGDSGTWWNFDPRVEWLMGYLTSNRKEKVLVICAKAATALQLEQVLREREGIRAAVFHEGLSIIERDRAAAFFASEEDGAQVLLCSEIGSEGRNFQFASRLVMFDLPFNPDLLEQRIGRLDRIGQMHDIQILVPWLEKTAQAVLLRWYHEGLDAFEHTCPTGRAIYDKEYSQLIEYLAAPENPQGLDAFITESRKQHDALKSQLEQGRDRLLELNSNGGEAAQALANAIGEQDNDTDLVSFALNLFDIVGINQEDRSDSLIVLTPSDHMLVPDFPGLPEDGCTVTFNRNQALSREDTQFITWEHPLILNGLDLILSGDTGSCALSLLKNKALPVGTLLVEMIYVVEAQAPKNLQLTRFLPPTPVRLLMDRAGNNLAGKVEFESFNRQLNAVNRHTGSKLVNAVQQDVHEILTQAEKVIVPEAQAIIAAAKVEAEEKLGAELSRLEALRAVNPNIRDDEVEALESNREQVLESLGDAGWRLDALRLIVVTHQ is encoded by the coding sequence ATGGTTTTTACACTGGGTCAGCGCTGGATTAGTGATACGGAAAGTGAACTGGGACTGGGCACGGTTGTTGCGATCGATACGCGCATGATCACCATGCTGTTTCCGGCAACCGGCGAAAATCGCCTCTATGCCCGAAATGATTCTCCGGTAACTCGCGTAATTTTCAATCCGGGTGACACCATCACCAGCCATGAAGGCTGGCAGATGTGCGTCGATGAAGTCCGCAACGAAAACGAATTAATGACTTACATCGGCACGCGTCTTGATACCGAAGAAACGGGTGTGGTGATGCGCGAAGTGATGCTGGACAGCAAACTGGTGTTCAGCAAGCCACAGGATCGCCTGTTCGCCGGTCAGCTCGACCGCATGGATCGTTTTGCGCTGCGTTTCCGCGCCCGCAAATATCACAGTGAGCAATACCGCTTGCCGATCAGCGGCCTGCGCGGCATGCGCACCAACCTGATCCCGCATCAGCTGCACATTGCGCACGATGTTGGCCGTCGTCACGCACCGCGCGTGCTGCTGGCGGATGAAGTCGGCCTGGGTAAAACCATCGAAGCCGGCATGATCATCCAGCAACAGCTGCTGGCGGGCCGTGCCGAGCGCGTGCTGATCGTGGTGCCAGAAACGCTGCAACATCAGTGGCTGGTCGAAATGCTGCGTCGCTTCAACCTGCGCTTTGCGCTGTTTGATGATGATCGCTATACCGAAGCGCAGCACGACAGCGATAACGCCTTTGAAACCGAGCAGCTGATTATCTGTTCGCTCGATTTTGTACGCCGCAACAAGCAGCGTCTTGAACTGCTGGCGGATGCCGATTGGGATCTGCTGGTGGTCGATGAAGCGCACCACCTGGCGTGGAGCGAAGACGCACCGAGCCGTGAATATCAGGTTATTGAGCAGCTGGCTGAGAAAACCGCTGGCGTGCTGCTGCTGACCGCAACGCCGGAACAGCTGGGCTTAGAGAGCCACTTTGCCCGTCTGCGCCTGCTCGACCCGAATCGCTTCCACGATTTTGGCCAGTTCGTTGAAGAACAGCAGCATTACCGCCCGGTGGCGGATGCCGTCAGCTCGCTACTGGCCGATCACGCCATCAGCAAAGATGAAATGAATCTGATCAACGATTTGATCGGTGAGCAGGATATCGAGCCGCTGCTGCAGGTGGCTAACAGCGATCGCGACGGCAAAGAAGAAGCGCGTAAAGAGCTGGTTTCAATGCTGATGGATCGCCACGGCACCAGCCGCGTGCTGTTTCGCAACACGCGTAACGGTGTAAAAGGCTTCCCGAAACGCGAGCTGCATCAGATTCGCCTGCCGCTGCCGGCGCAGTATCAAACCGCCATTAAAGTCTCCGGCATTATGGGCACGCGTAAAAGCGCAGAAGAACGCGCGCGTGACATGCTGTATCCCGAGCAGATTTATCAGGAATTTGAAGGCGATAGCGGAACCTGGTGGAACTTTGATCCGCGCGTAGAGTGGCTGATGGGCTATCTCACCAGCAACCGCAAAGAGAAAGTGCTGGTGATCTGCGCTAAAGCGGCCACCGCGCTGCAGCTGGAGCAGGTGCTGCGTGAGCGCGAAGGCATCCGCGCCGCCGTCTTCCACGAAGGATTATCGATCATCGAGCGTGACCGCGCGGCAGCCTTCTTCGCCTCAGAAGAGGATGGTGCGCAGGTGCTGCTGTGCTCAGAAATCGGTTCTGAAGGCCGTAACTTCCAGTTCGCTAGCCGCCTGGTGATGTTCGATCTGCCGTTTAACCCGGATCTGCTCGAGCAGCGTATCGGTCGTCTCGATCGTATCGGCCAAATGCATGACATCCAGATTCTGGTGCCGTGGCTGGAAAAAACCGCGCAGGCGGTGCTGCTGCGCTGGTATCACGAAGGTCTGGACGCGTTTGAGCATACCTGCCCAACCGGCCGCGCCATTTACGATAAAGAGTACTCTCAGCTGATTGAATACCTCGCCGCGCCGGAGAATCCGCAGGGGCTGGATGCGTTCATCACGGAAAGCCGTAAGCAGCATGATGCGCTGAAATCTCAGCTGGAACAGGGGCGCGATCGCTTGCTGGAACTGAACTCCAACGGCGGTGAAGCGGCGCAAGCGCTGGCGAACGCGATCGGCGAGCAGGACAACGATACCGATCTGGTCAGCTTCGCGCTGAATTTGTTCGATATCGTCGGCATCAATCAGGAAGATCGCAGCGATAGCCTGATCGTGCTGACGCCTTCCGATCATATGCTGGTTCCCGATTTCCCTGGCCTGCCGGAAGACGGTTGCACTGTGACCTTTAACCGCAATCAGGCGCTGTCGCGCGAAGATACCCAGTTCATCACCTGGGAGCATCCGCTGATCCTCAATGGTCTTGACCTGATTCTTTCGGGCGATACCGGCAGCTGCGCGCTATCGCTGCTGAAAAACAAGGCGCTGCCGGTAGGCACGCTGTTGGTCGAGATGATCTATGTGGTGGAAGCGCAGGCACCGAAAAACCTGCAGCTCACCCGCTTCCTGCCGCCAACGCCAGTGCGTTTGTTGATGGACCGTGCCGGTAATAACCTGGCTGGCAAGGTCGAGTTCGAAAGCTTCAACCGTCAGCTGAATGCAGTGAATCGTCATACCGGCAGCAAGCTGGTGAATGCGGTGCAGCAAGACGTGCATGAGATTCTGACCCAAGCGGAAAAAGTGATCGTGCCGGAAGCGCAGGCGATTATTGCTGCGGCGAAAGTCGAAGCCGAAGAGAAGCTGGGAGCCGAACTGTCACGCCTTGAAGCGCTGCGCGCCGTTAACCCCAACATCCGTGATGATGAGGTTGAAGCGCTGGAAAGCAATCGCGAGCAGGTATTGGAAAGCCTCGGCGACGCCGGCTGGCGTCTTGATGCGCTGCGCCTGATCGTCGTGACGCACCAATAA
- the rluA gene encoding bifunctional tRNA pseudouridine(32) synthase/23S rRNA pseudouridine(746) synthase RluA, with amino-acid sequence MLMEAYNPPLEPWLHILYQDEHIMVVNKPSGLLSVPGRLEEHKDSVMTRIQRDFPQAESVHRLDMATSGVIVVALNKAAERELKRQFREREPSKYYVARVWGHPAAEKGLIDLPLICDWPNRPKQMVCFENGKAAQTEYQVLEYETTNSARVQLKPITGRSHQLRVHLLALGHPILGDRFYAHEEALAMAPRLQLHAESLSITHPAFGNSMTFRQPADF; translated from the coding sequence ATGCTGATGGAAGCGTACAACCCGCCGCTCGAACCCTGGCTGCATATTCTGTATCAGGACGAGCACATTATGGTGGTGAATAAACCGAGCGGGTTGCTGTCGGTGCCGGGCCGCCTGGAGGAGCACAAGGATAGCGTGATGACGCGCATCCAGCGTGATTTCCCGCAGGCGGAATCGGTGCATCGTCTTGATATGGCGACCAGCGGCGTGATTGTCGTGGCCCTGAATAAAGCCGCTGAGCGTGAACTCAAGCGCCAGTTCCGTGAGCGTGAGCCCTCTAAGTATTATGTGGCGCGCGTTTGGGGCCATCCGGCCGCCGAGAAAGGCTTAATCGATCTACCGCTGATTTGCGACTGGCCAAATCGACCGAAGCAGATGGTGTGTTTCGAGAACGGCAAAGCAGCGCAGACCGAATATCAGGTGCTGGAGTATGAAACCACCAACAGTGCGCGCGTACAGCTGAAGCCCATTACCGGGCGTTCCCACCAGCTACGTGTGCATTTGCTGGCGCTGGGGCATCCGATTCTTGGCGACCGCTTTTATGCGCATGAGGAAGCGTTGGCGATGGCACCACGTTTGCAACTGCATGCCGAGTCGCTGTCGATTACCCATCCAGCGTTTGGTAACAGTATGACGTTTAGACAGCCGGCAGATTTTTAG
- the djlA gene encoding co-chaperone DjlA produces MRYWGKVIGLAIGIFSGAGFWGIVLGLIIGHMFDKVRSVKGQGYFANNQARQTLFFSTTFQVMGHLTKSKGRVTEADIQIASLFMDRMQLHGDARTAAQRAFREGKQSDYPLRSKLRELRSACFGRFDLIRMFLEIQIQAAFADGSLHPNERQVLYVIAEELGISRAQFDQFLRMMEGGQQFGGGGSYSGGAYQQSQRGPTLEDACSVLGVKSSDDGTTIKRAYRKLMSEHHPDKLVAKGLPPEMMEMAKQKAQEIQAAYDLIRKEKGFK; encoded by the coding sequence ATGCGCTACTGGGGAAAAGTAATCGGTCTGGCTATCGGGATATTTTCCGGTGCAGGCTTTTGGGGCATTGTACTGGGTCTGATCATTGGTCACATGTTTGACAAAGTACGCAGCGTGAAGGGACAGGGTTATTTTGCCAATAACCAGGCGCGTCAGACGCTGTTTTTCAGTACCACTTTCCAGGTGATGGGCCATTTGACCAAGTCAAAAGGGCGCGTGACCGAAGCAGATATCCAGATTGCTTCCTTATTTATGGATCGTATGCAGCTGCACGGTGATGCACGTACCGCCGCACAGCGGGCTTTTCGTGAAGGCAAACAGAGCGACTATCCATTGCGTAGTAAACTACGCGAGCTGCGCAGCGCCTGCTTTGGTCGTTTCGATCTGATTCGGATGTTTCTGGAAATCCAGATTCAGGCGGCGTTCGCCGATGGTTCACTGCATCCCAACGAGCGGCAGGTGCTGTATGTCATCGCCGAAGAGTTGGGCATTTCACGAGCACAGTTTGATCAGTTCCTGCGTATGATGGAAGGCGGCCAGCAGTTTGGTGGCGGCGGTTCTTACTCCGGCGGGGCCTATCAACAGTCGCAACGTGGGCCTACGTTAGAAGATGCCTGCAGCGTGCTGGGCGTGAAAAGCAGCGATGATGGCACCACCATCAAGCGCGCGTACCGCAAGCTGATGAGCGAGCATCATCCCGACAAGCTGGTGGCGAAAGGCTTGCCGCCGGAAATGATGGAGATGGCGAAACAGAAAGCGCAGGAAATTCAGGCGGCTTACGATTTGATTCGTAAGGAGAAGGGGTTTAAGTAA
- the lptD gene encoding LPS assembly protein LptD, producing the protein MKKRIPTLLATMIGAALYSQSSLADDLMSQCMLGVPSYNRPLVNGDTNSLPVTINSDSAKGNYPNDAVFTGNVDVQQGNSRLRSDEVQLHQRPQDGQTTPVRTVDALGNVHYDDNQVILKGPKAWSNLNTKDTNVWNGDYQMVGRQGRGDADQMKLRGNNRYTILENGSFTSCLPGSNSWSVVGSEVIQDREEEVAEIWNARFKLGNVPVFYSPYLQLPIGDRRRSGFLIPNAKYGSNNGFEFMLPYYWNIAPQADATITPHYMEKRGLQLQNEFRYLTVFGAGLMELDYLQSDKQYDNDKAVRGIAQNDSSDRWLFFWRHAGVYDQHWRFNADYTKVSDPYYFNDLDSKYYSSTDGYATQKFSFGYADTNWDATLSSKDFQVFGNTSNSNVYRAQPQLDLNFYQNDMGPFDGHVYAQAVKFTNVNSRMPEATRLHLEPTLDLPLSNGWASLDTEAKFLATHYQQENINAYNNGEIANVGGSSGRLDDSVNRTLPQFKIDGRLVFDRDMDWEPGYTQTLEPRVQYLYVPYRNQSNIYPYDSTLLQTDYTGLFRDRTYSGLDRIASANEVASGVTTRIYDNDLVERFNVSVGQIYSFTPSRTGVNQTNKEDDTGSLVWAGDTYWKISDRWGARGGLQYDTRLDNVAQGNAVVEYRQDADRMVQLSYRYSSPEYVAQALNNSNLVTDPIYKNGISQVGATASWPIADAWSLVGGYYYDTRNSRPAEQLVGLQYSSCCYAIRLGYERKINGWENNDSKYDNQISFNIELRGLSSNYGLGTNEMLRQGIIPYQRAF; encoded by the coding sequence ATGAAAAAACGTATACCTACCCTGCTGGCTACCATGATTGGTGCAGCGCTTTATAGCCAGTCATCACTTGCCGACGATCTGATGTCGCAGTGCATGCTGGGCGTGCCGAGCTACAACCGCCCGCTGGTTAATGGCGATACCAATTCGCTGCCGGTCACCATCAATTCTGATTCAGCCAAAGGCAATTATCCGAATGACGCGGTGTTCACTGGCAACGTCGATGTGCAACAGGGCAATAGCCGCCTGCGTTCCGACGAGGTGCAACTGCATCAACGTCCGCAGGATGGCCAAACCACGCCGGTTCGCACCGTGGATGCGCTGGGTAATGTGCACTATGACGACAATCAGGTCATCCTGAAAGGTCCGAAAGCCTGGTCAAATCTGAACACCAAAGACACCAATGTGTGGAACGGTGATTATCAGATGGTTGGCCGCCAGGGCCGCGGCGATGCCGATCAGATGAAACTGCGCGGTAATAATCGCTATACCATTCTGGAAAACGGCAGCTTTACCTCCTGCTTGCCGGGTTCCAATAGCTGGAGCGTGGTCGGTTCCGAAGTGATTCAGGACCGCGAAGAAGAAGTCGCGGAGATCTGGAACGCCCGCTTTAAGCTCGGCAATGTGCCGGTGTTTTACAGCCCCTATTTGCAGTTGCCGATTGGCGATCGTCGTCGTTCTGGCTTCCTGATCCCGAATGCGAAGTACGGTAGCAATAACGGCTTCGAATTCATGCTGCCGTATTACTGGAATATCGCGCCACAGGCCGATGCCACCATTACGCCGCATTATATGGAAAAACGCGGTCTGCAATTGCAGAACGAATTCCGCTATCTGACGGTGTTTGGTGCGGGTCTGATGGAGCTGGATTATCTCCAGTCAGATAAGCAGTACGATAACGACAAAGCCGTGCGCGGAATCGCCCAGAATGACAGTTCCGATCGCTGGTTATTCTTCTGGCGTCATGCAGGCGTTTACGATCAGCACTGGCGTTTCAATGCTGACTACACCAAAGTGAGCGATCCGTATTACTTCAACGATCTCGACTCGAAGTACTACAGCTCCACCGACGGTTACGCCACGCAGAAGTTCAGTTTTGGCTATGCGGACACCAACTGGGATGCCACCCTGTCGAGTAAAGACTTCCAGGTCTTTGGTAACACCAGCAACAGCAATGTCTATCGCGCTCAGCCTCAGCTCGATCTGAATTTCTATCAGAACGATATGGGACCGTTTGATGGCCACGTCTATGCGCAAGCGGTGAAATTTACCAACGTAAACAGCCGCATGCCTGAAGCGACGCGTTTGCACCTCGAACCAACGCTGGATCTGCCACTGTCAAACGGCTGGGCAAGCCTGGATACCGAAGCGAAATTCCTGGCAACCCATTACCAACAAGAAAATATCAACGCCTATAACAACGGTGAAATTGCGAACGTCGGCGGTTCAAGCGGTCGTTTGGATGATTCGGTTAACCGTACTCTGCCGCAGTTCAAAATCGATGGTCGCTTAGTGTTTGACCGCGATATGGATTGGGAACCTGGCTATACGCAGACGCTGGAACCGCGTGTGCAGTACCTTTACGTTCCTTATCGTAACCAGAGCAATATCTACCCTTACGACTCAACCCTACTGCAAACTGATTACACCGGTTTGTTCCGCGATCGTACCTACAGCGGCCTGGATCGCATCGCTTCCGCTAACGAAGTGGCTTCTGGTGTTACCACGCGTATTTATGATAACGATCTGGTTGAACGTTTTAACGTTTCTGTGGGTCAAATCTACTCGTTTACCCCGTCTCGTACCGGCGTAAACCAGACGAACAAAGAAGATGACACCGGCAGCCTGGTCTGGGCCGGCGACACTTACTGGAAAATCAGCGATCGCTGGGGCGCGCGTGGTGGACTGCAATATGACACGCGCCTCGATAACGTGGCACAGGGCAACGCCGTGGTTGAGTATCGTCAGGATGCCGATCGCATGGTACAGCTGAGCTACCGCTACAGCAGCCCGGAATACGTAGCGCAGGCGCTGAATAACTCAAACCTGGTGACGGATCCGATTTACAAAAACGGGATTTCGCAGGTGGGTGCCACCGCCAGCTGGCCAATTGCCGATGCCTGGTCACTGGTTGGCGGTTATTACTACGATACCCGCAACAGTCGTCCGGCTGAGCAGCTGGTCGGCCTGCAGTACAGCTCGTGCTGCTACGCCATCCGTCTGGGTTACGAACGCAAGATCAACGGTTGGGAAAACAACGACAGTAAGTATGACAACCAAATCTCATTCAACATTGAGCTGCGTGGTCTGAGTTCCAACTATGGCTTAGGCACCAATGAAATGCTGCGTCAGGGCATCATCCCTTACCAGCGCGCTTTCTGA